The genome window CAGCACCGCCACGGTGTCAAGGGAGAATGTCACTATCTTCATtgctaaaaaaaaaactctGTTCAAGTATACAAGACAATCTGCTCATGTGATATGTGAAGATGTGATGGATGTAGATTCTATAGTCGCAAACTCAACTAACtacccaaacccaacaccgTATAAAAACTCCAGTATAACATGCAAAAGATAGACCAAGGAAATCTGTGCGAACTAACGCCACACAGGGCCCCAGTAGTCATTGTCCCCCTGAAAGGCGCTATCATACTTCTGGCATCGCGGATGATCGTAATCTTCCTGTGACCCCTGCGGCCAGATAGGAACAGCACAAAATTCATCATCCTGGCAACCATAACACTCCTTCCATACACTCCAGTCAAGATAGTGCATCAGGTCCTGCAAAATAGTTGTCACTATACCGTACTCCTTAGCCTCCGTGACTGCCATAAGACTGCTGCAGATCCTGCTGCCAACAGTATAGACAGCGCGGTAGCCCAAAGAGTCCTTAGGAGCATGAGTTGGAATGAACTGGCTAGCACATCGGTCAATCTCAGCGTAGTAATCACGATTGTCGCGATCGATAAATGGGGATAATATACGCTCTGCCgtctctataataaattcgaGACGAGCAGCCTGATCGTCATGATGGCCGGATACTAAGCCGCGCAGAATGCGACCGTATTTCTCAAccaccatgtccaccacTCCTTGCCAGTTTATCACCCGCGTCGTAGGATCGTGATTCATGACTAGCGAAGTCAAATCATCCCTAATGGGCGCaagcgatgaagaagggagatGCGCAAGACGTGGATGCTTACTACCACCATGGAACAGATCAAGACCATAGTCATATGCAGTGACGAAAGCGTCATAGTTGACAATGACGCGGTCGCCGCCAATGCCATGGTATCTTGATGTGACCGTCCGAAGCAAGTCACCAGGTTTGCCGCTCTTCTTTGCGGAATCCCGACTGGGAAGCGTCACTCGAGCAATATTGACTGTGTCTAGCTTCTGTTCGGGATTACAGAGAATGATCTCAAAACCTGCTGCCATCCTGATCACGCCGTCGATACgtccattccattcctcttGCACGATCTCACAAATGGCGCGAGCGCGCGCTGACTCTTGGCTTACGCCTCCATGCTCCAGTTTATCTTCGAATAGGACTCTGTCCTGCAGGTCCAGTGTGCCTATTTGAGACTTCCCCGCCGAGGTACCGTCAATGTAAACGAGGCGAAGGTCTTCCGTGGTCGCGTAGGTGTGAAGCCAGCCAGTCTGAGCTGGGGTATTTATTACTTGCTGGGACTCGGAGTCCACGCTGTGAGATGGCTGTTTTGAAGGAGTTCGAGCGAATACCATGGCGTGCTCGGGGTCGAAAGCCATCCAGCCTATCCTGGAGATGGGGTCCGATCGTGTCTCACCGTGATAGAGCTTGACTCCCTTCGGgacagaagcaagaaaaaaagacatTCCATTATGATGAAGTGATGATCCCCATTGTCGCATGGAGGAGTGAATGGCGTTGAAGATGTGGTTGGCGTTGTGCATGGGTTGCGGTTCCCCGATCGCGagggccgtggtggtggtagtcaTGGAGAAGGCTGTTAGGCACGTTAATAAAACTGAATGATACATGATCATCAAAGTGTTGGAGTTTAAATGGGACTCACCTCTTCCTAAGTTTATTGGGCTCTCGTATAGTTATATGGCGGCTGGCTATGTTGTCCGCAGCTCGGAGGATCCACATTGAGCTCAAGCCGCCAGCGCTTATCCCCGAGCCTTGCTCGCCACCTATTCAGTTATCTTTCCTTCCCTGTTGATTGACGCGTACTACGAATTTCGTCATGCAGGATCGGAGGTAGAGACATGATGGTTGCAGTCTCTTATTTgtgttcccttcccctcatgtTCCCAATTCCAGATCAGATGTTCCGATCAGCCCTAcaatgatggatgattgtcAGCCGACGGTGGGTATAATAATTGCAATTTTGATTCACGAAAATAATTAGCTCCTCTAGCTTTTCCACAGTAATAGCATTATGTGGCGGGAACTGAAATTCCCAACCCGTAGATCCGAATATAATCATCGCAATCACTAACTGTTGCCTGGCCGTGCGCGGTAGGCAACCTCCTTTCTTCAAGGCCCCTCATCTTTTCTGGCACCCTCCAAATCTCATTAACGGTGTTCACCACAACACCGACGGGAAAACATTTAGCCCTACTCTCAGGCATTGATCTCCCTGGTGACAATCTGCGATGGCATCATATCAACCTCCTTGCTCTTCTCAATCACGCCCTCACTGCTGGACCGGCTGGCAGCCTTCTTAGGGCGGATTCTGCGCATGCAGGCCGAGAAGAACGGAATGTAGCCGTAACGCTCATTGTACCACATGCAAACATAGGCAGTGATGATACAGATCCAATAGAGATTGTAACCCAGCACAGATCCATAGGTAGCAGAGTTGGTCCAGCCGAAAAGGGCGTTGAAGataccccatccaccaccgctacCGAGTTCGGGGTTGCAGCAGTTGACATGCCAGACACTCTGGCGGATATCGTAGGAACCGGCTCCCGAACCCGTTTCGGAGGCATCACCACCGATGATATTGTTCCAGGCGTTGTTCTGGAGGTACCAGATGGCACGGGAGAAGAGACCAGCGGAGACGAGGTAGAGGAAGCAGGTCGAGATGATCAGGAAGTATTGCAGTGAGGCAGTGTTACCACATCTATTGGAGTAGAAATGTTAGACGGAACCGTAAACCTCTCCAGCAAGAGTGGGCAAACTAACCTGTAAAGAAGGTATCCGACAGCAATACCGGCAGCAAGACCACAAACGACTGCGAGAGGGAACGAAGTAGCAGGGAGACCGAGACCCACACCACCGACATACACGACGGCTTCAAGACCCTCACGAAGAACAGTCACGAACGGAAGAAGGAACATGACATATTTCTTGGACCAGTCTTTGAAACGCTGGTAAACACCGATGttggtcttctccttctcttcaagaGCCTGGGCCAGCTTATCACGCCACTTGTCCTGCAACTTCGAGACACGCAACAGGCCAGCACCCATGATACTGATAATGATGGAAGCGATGAAACCGAAGATACCTTCCCAGATATCCTCACTGCCGGTGAAGACATCCTTGTTGAGGCCGTAGAAGGCACCaatcataccaccaccgacacATAGACATATGAAGAGACCTAATGCTACACCAAGCCATACCTGGATTATGTAAGAAGGGAGATGGTGAATCTCTGTGGGGAAAAAGACATACATGTCGATTTAATCGTTTTAAGGTTTGCAcatcgccttctcctcctagTGTCTGTTTCAGGAAAGACAGAAGCACGGAGACGATAATGACACTCTCGAGACATTCACgaaagcagatgaagaaaacTGTATATTGTGAGCACCAGATCAAAGGACAAATGTCTTGCTATATTAAGGTGCAAGAGCCAGAGGTATCGTACCTGTCACTGCAAACACACTGTTGGCCATCTTGTCGACAGTAAGCCTTGTCCAAGGCAACCCGAAGAGACAGTTGAAAGGGTCAGAAGTGAATGAGAGTGCAAGCAAAATGTCTTGTCTCGGTCCCTGAAATGACCGAGGGAGATGATAGCAACATATACCCCGGCGGATCAACGACAATTTACTCTAAGTCTCTCCGATTCCCGCAACCCATTCGGATGCGTCTTTTCAGCGGCTCAGGTGCCACTCCAACCATCTATAGAGGCACCACACCGAAATTGCCATGGCACTAGGAGCAAATTCGACCGGGCCTCCAGCGTCCGGGTGTATACGATGTTGAATTACCTACGTAACAAAAATGGCCACTCCGGTCCTCGCTTATCAATCTTCACAGGGAATAATCTCTGGTCATATGCCCAAAGTATGGCTATCGCGGCATGCAAAGGGTCTCAGAGGCGTGGCCTTGGTAACTATAAGCGGGTCAAGGATGTTTGCCAAGACGCAAGAAAAAATCTGATAGTGAGGAGGTCAGAAGCGATTGGTTTACTGGAGTCATGGGCATGGATCTGATAAATCGTACCCGGTCAAAAAATGGGCGCCCCAGCGGGCGGATGGTTGAAGTTTGGGTTGATAGTCGGCTGTAACGATACAGTTACCGTATTCCAGATACTTCAACGCCTTGCCAAGAAACACGCCGAGACACATGGCATTATAACGGATTTACTATGGGCATTGCTCCTTTAACCACCACATAACAGAGGTATGCTCTGCTCTTGTCACAAGGTACGATTTACTCAGACATACACAGGAGATCGGAAGAAAATGTGTCATTTCACGCCGTAATTGTTCTGCGACAACAACGCTGACGAGACTTCCTATCGAGGTACCTGAACCAAGACGGTGGATATGGTCGAAACATGGCTACAGTGCCAGAGCTTAGTGGAAAGGTCAACTAGATTGATTACTTAGGCGTATGTGGGACCCCGATGTTGGTTATTATACCTTCATAGTTGGAATCAACTAAAATTTAGGGACAGAGCCATCTAGAAGGACGCCAGAGTACCCAAGGGAGAAATCTTCTCCCGCCGATGCTACTCACACTAATCAAGGAAGGCCACTTGACGAATGCTCTGTTCCTGTATATCGAGGTGCCAGTGCGGTTATACCAGTGGTTGATTTGACCGGCACCATAGAATCGTACAATTACTCGACCCATGGCCGAAAAAGACAGGACGGCTGCAACCACATACAATGTCCCAATTCAATCCATACTTAGCTGATTCGCCTCTACAACACTCCCCGGTGCTCCAGAATAATGGTTATGTGCATGGGACCAAAGCAGATTCAAGTTATCTTTCGAGGATCGTCAGGCACAGTGGACGTAAAATTACCACTCGTTCCATACAAGTATTGTTGATTGATAAGATGACCCACAGAACTCGGTTGCGCCATGCAATACTAGTGTACTCGCTAATTAAGCTTTAGGTTAGGCTCGCAAACtaattcctttctttctcaaaACCTTCCCTCGGGATATCAGCGGCGGATCGGTGGGACCGCCATACGGGGAGTTCTCTAGTGACTtgcatctcctcctcctatGGGTCATGGGGCCATTAGATGAATaggaggcggggagggaTCGGTCGCTTGCCTCGGACAAGGGTGGATACTAGGTGCGAAGTTCAACGGGCGAAATTTTGACTGCCTCCAGACGTGGGATTGACACCCACATATCTTCATTGCAAAAAGGGTTCTTCGCCGATAGAATCTAGGACCGATGCAAGATTTGCTGGTTTACGCAAGGTTAATTGATTGTAACATAACATGGTCACATGTCCAATAATTGTGTGGTCATGTTGCCCAACCGGCAACCTATGCTTTGGGCCAGGTTTCCAAGATTGATAGGAGCATTTTGAATCCAATACGTGCAACCTACAGCCCAACCATGAACAGCGCGTCATTCCAAGCAGCAAAATTATCACAATCATACAATGCGTACATAATTGCCGCAGGAACGCGGACAGGTTACCCTGAAACGTGTATACTTTGCGACAACAAACCTGGAACAACCACACCGAACGTGGGGAGGACTCCCAATATGGTAAGAATTTGATGCCAAGACAGACCGTAACAATCCGCTATCTCGCTTAGGACCACCCGGGGCTCGGATACAGCGCCCGAGGCACATACATCAACTACCATTTCTAAAAGGAACCTACCAAGTCATGAGTCAAAGCCGGGAGATGACCGACGGCCCGTACGTCGTTGCATTATTGCCAAGCACGACCTTCCAGCTGGTGGCGCCTTGTTGGAGGGGTCAAGTACAAGTGGCCAAGAATTTCTTGTCAGTCATATGGCCGCTGCTTGGCCTGTGGATCTTATCTGATGAAGCTTCGGCGATATTAGTCTTGGCAGCCCACATGGCTGGTGGGCACCGTCGTCGGTGGCTACAGATACGGGCTCCTATGAACGGGGAAGAGCCACTTTGACGAGGATTAGGCATACGTGTACTTGGTTGGATCGTTATTTCCGACTTATCAATCTCTTGCCTCTTGGCACGTCCAACCATACGGGTCAATGGTTCGTGGGCGCAATTTACCGGACCAGTAGATGGGGTATGATACAACGCTTCCCACCATCGGCTGCTCCGGAATTTTGCACAAGGTATgactggagaagaaaaatctGCTAAAAATACCTCCTCTTTCTAGAGACTTCAGTTGGCTGGGCTCGGATGTATTTGCAATCCAGCGATTAGAATGGGTCCCATTTGGCACCGTATGATAATAGAAGGCAAAAGTCTGGCCAGACATATATACCGGGCAATGGGCTTCCTCGACTTGGTCAGACAGACTTTGAGCTCATCCATCTCAATATGCGTTCCCAGGCTGCCATCTTGCTTGGACTGAGTTGGGCCGTGAGCCCGGTCCTCGCCGGGCAGGGCTTGACAATGTCGGCTCCCAATCTGGCTGATTATTGCTTCTACTCTATATATTCGTCCCTCGGCTCATACACATTCGAAGGGGCAACCTCGACATCGTCGGACTCCGGCACCACAGCGCATGGGTCTTCCAGCCAGTCTTCCTctaccaactcctccagtAGCTCCTCCAGTAGCTCTGGACATGGCTCGTCCAGCAGCTCAAGCTCACACCGTCGCCGAGCCTTGCGAGAGAAGCGTGGTCATCATGGTGCCAGTTCAACGGGAGGTTGTACGAGTACCGTGGGAGTCATGTCCCTGTATGCAAGTGCAAAGGCGTGGTGCACTGAGGAACAACTCAATTCCGCAATCCCATCCTACTGGGAGAGTCTTTGTGAACAAAGCAGCGTGTCCCTGATTAGCCTGACCGAGATTGAAGCCAATGCCACCGACGCCTATATTGCCTCCTTGCCTGTTATCGACCCGGAAACtaatagtactactacgacCGGAACCATTGAATCACCTGTCCTTCTGAGCCATTCCTACTACAAGCGGGCTTACAAGTCTTACGTGGGTCAACTGCTTGACTATTCCTACCACTAGTCTACTAACATGAGCTCAGGTTACTCACGACTATGCACTGATCAAAGACAAACGCTACGGATGGGGTCTCATGGGATACTGGGGCGGTGTCCTGGCCCTTGGAATGATAGTGAAGGCCTGGAAGTTTGTCCGTTCTAGTATGAGACTTTCTAGTTCTGGTGACGCCGAGAAAAACAGTGCAGGCCCTCAAAGCAAGGCATTCGCACCAGTCGCTGCAGTTGCACACTTTATGCGCACATACTTTGTGATTCCTGCCAGCTTCGCTCCCTACCTGTCGAACCACCAACAGCTGTTCTTGTTTCACACCATTCCCAAACGACTGGACACCTTGATCGTCTTTGGTTTCTGGGCCGTCGCTATCATCCTGTCTTGCGTCAACTACCAGAGTTTCACGGGTAACATCAGGTGCGTTATCAGTCTACTCAGGGCTAGTTCGCTTTAACTAACGGCTCAACTTCAAGCACGCCGAGTCTGTACCAGCAAAACTGGCAATATTCCTCCGACCGCACTGGTGTTTTGTCCTACGCTTGCCTGCCCTTCCTTTGGCTCTTTGCTGGACGCAACAATATTTTCCTCTGGGCGACCGATTTCAACGTGCAGTCtttcaacatcttccaccGTCACACCGCCTGGGTGTGTACCCTTTTGGCTATTGTTCACTCAATCGCCTACACTGTGGTCTTCCAGGTTTATGGTTAGCTCCCTCATCACAATCAGTTCTACTATTTACATACCGTTGACAACATATCCTACATACAGATGGCAGATACCACAGCGCGCTGAAGCAGAACTACTTCTACATGGGTATTGTGGTATGTTATAGCTATTCTGATAATATGCGGTGCCCAACAATTCTAATCATTTTCTAGGCTACCGTTGTTATGGCAGTTATACTCTTCCAGTCTGGTACTTGGCTTCGTCAGAGATTCTACGAGACTTTCCTCATCATTCACGTCCTCTTGGCCATTCTGACCATCTACGCCTTGTTCCGGTATGCTCTCCTTAACAACGCAATTCACATCACCACCTCTAACTGTAAGATTGCAGCCACACCAGCTTCGACGGAACCGTCTACAACGGCTACCTCTGGCCCATGGTTGCCATTTGGGGCTTCGATCGTACCGTCCGCTATGTACGCATGCTCTACTGCAACCTCCACGTCAAGTTCGGAAAGGGCTTCATCTCGAcgacctcctccacagtcACCTATAGTCCTGAAAGCGACCTGATCCGCGTCGAGATGTACCCTGCCTCTCAGACCCTGAAGCCTGGCCCTGGCCAACACTACTACCTCTACCAACCCGTCACTCTCCGCGGTTGGGAAAACCACCCCTTCACTCTGGGATGTTACGAGAACGCAACCTCGAAGGAGGAGTCCTCGAAGCTTATCTTCTACATCCGTCCCTATGACGGCTGGACGAGACGTCTTCGTGACCAATGCCAGAAGGCCGGCTCTGAAATCCGCCCTAAGCTCCTCCTGGAGGGTCCATACGGACACCAGGCCCCACTTCACACTTTCGACACAGTCCTCATGATCGTGGGTGGAACTGGTATTGCCTGCGCGGTGCCTTACATCCTGGACCACATCTCGCGCGTCGAGGCCGGTAAGACCAACACCACTCGTATCCAGCTCATCTGGACAGGCCGCCAAAAGAAGATCTTCGACGAAGTCTGCTGCAGAGATCTGTCCGCAGCTTTGGAGCACAGCGACATTACCACCACTCTTTTCTGCACTGACAAGTCGGCGGCCGGAAACGTAATTGACTCCGGCTCAACGACTCcgacgaaggagaaggaggctgttgCGGATGCTATGGCTCTCCAGGACAGGTCCAGTGGGTCTATTCGCTCCGTCGAGGACCTCAACGTCGAACTGCGCTACGGCCGGCCTGCTATTCGCACTAGTGTAATGACTGCTGTGCGTGAGGCAGAGGCTAGCTCGGCCCGTTTAGCTGTTATTACCTGTGGTCCGGCCGTGATGGCGGATGATTGCAGGTCTTCGGTGTACGAGGCCATGAAGGGTGGATTCCAGGACATTGAGTACTTCGAGGAGGCATTCGGCTGGTAAAGTGGGTTTGGGAACGGGGATGATGCAATATGATTGGAAGGGGTTTACGGCATGGATCGATTATGTCTGCCAATGAGTATATGTAATGTGGAACTATGCAGGGTTTACTGCACAGTAATGAAAAGTTActtaatattgatatttaaaATTGTTATTTATCACATTTCCTCTTTATTCGCCGATAGTCTATACTTGAAGATCGTTTGTGTGAAAGATACAACGGCATCGTCCTGACTACAATTAGCTCATTAATCTACCCTGTAGATTGTACCTAGAGCTGTACGACACCcaggcaacaacaaacatATAAAGTCCTCACCGGTAATCCCCCATCCGGCCAAACTCCGGCCCCATCGCCCGTTGATAACAAAATGCGGCCCTTCGGGTTAAACTGCCGACTCAGGCTGCTTTGAGCGGGAGGAACCACGGCCGGTGGATCCCGTCGCGTGGAACCTTCGCAAGCTCGTACCCGAAACAAGCTAAGATGGGCCCATCCTTGCGGTGATCGATCTGTGTGTGGGTAGAGAGGCTCTCGCAAGCTTGTACTGGATATGCCCCCCAGCCCGCTTGGGCATGGATGGAGTAGGGTTGTAGGGCCTCGGAGCTCGGTAAGGTCTCAGCGCTTGGCGAAGCAATTGATCTAGGAAGTTTGGTTTTGGTCTCCGGGCTTGGCTGGGCTGAGGCTAAAAATCTGGGTGAGAGCTTGGCGCCGGCTGGCCAGGCTCGGCTGGTATTCGAGCTGAGATTCTCCGGCGGAATGCGCGCCAGGCGCCTGGGCCGTTTCACTGCCATGGCGTAGGGCGGCATTTAATTTGATTTCTCGTGATATCCGAAATAGCCGAATAAATTTATAGTGAACTAGGCACTGCACAAATGGGCGGCAGCGTCTCCTGCTACTCGGGGCAGCCCAAGTGTGACTTCTAGTTCCGAGCTTGGGGGATGACATCCAAGCTACCGGTGATATGTTTTGTATAATGTGTGGAGTCCAGGCATAGTCTTCGCTTCCAACAAAATGGTAGTTTTAGACTCTGCCAAAAcgttgtttcttttttcttccactATGGTACTAGGCTCTCAGTCAGGAAGCCTACACAGCATGAAGCTATTAGTCACCACCAACAGGTGGCCAACCCTCATCAGATAATGAGTTTTGTATAGAATTTTACTTTCATTTGAGGTTGTGGCAGCTTATTTACTCCGACCTATGTCAGTTGCCTCTAATACAACTACCGGTACGAtataaacatatatatatatatttatttatttcgtGCTACGGGCAGGTAGACATTGAAACATTAGGATCCATTCATAAAGATAAGGCGTTATCTGGCAAAATATTCCGATAGCGATGAGCAATATCGACGAATATAAGGAACCAAGTAGAAAGTAGGAAATACTCATTGCACTATGTCCAATAGAGAATACGTTTGTGAATGTTGGTCTCGGAATTTTCAATACCCTTCTTAAACCAGAAATCGGGACAAGCAGGACATGATGCAGCAAGATTGGTACTTCAATAGTATATAGCTcatatatgtatatgtatatatattcgtGACGCGGGTGTTCATTTGACATGAATACGAATGAAGGTATGATATATACGAATGAAGGTATGATATAAGGAATAGTGACTTgacagcagaagcagtaTTGCAAGATAAAGATAAGCGATACTGAAAATTCTACTATCACATCAAAGTGATCTCCTTCGCCCAATTTTCTCAACAATATAACCTCCACCATATTCAATTCGAGATACCAGATAAAGCGTACGTGGGGCACACACACGTGACATGGTTCAAAATTAGAGCGGCAGTGTCAAACCGGAGCTGGAAAAACATTTCGGCTTTTATCACGTGCAAAGACATTTTACTATCAAGCTGAAATCACCCATAACATCTACTCTTTTAGGGAGTTTTGGGGATAATACTTATGTTTTCCTATTCTGAATGTACAGTCCAGAATCTCGTGCAGAGGTGATACAGTACCAGTAATATTGACTCACGGTATCAGAAATCCTCTGAATCTTTCTCAACTATTTTTCCGGCTCAGGTTTGACACTGTCACCCTAATTTCTGCCCTCGTCGGATGTGAATGCCCCTCGTACGGGCCTTCGGATGAAGCAGTTGCTAGTtccttatatatatatatcccgATTTGAGAGGAACAGTAATTGAATAGATACCCAGAAAGTGGTCGCGATACAGCTCATTGACACGTTATTGGTGTCCCTGGGAGCCCATATGCCCCATTGAAATCGTAAATGACATATAATGAGCACTCAGGTCAGTCGCTTGATTGGGTGGCCACGTGTGAATTGTCATTATTGTGGTTTCGATTTTCTTAATGCATTCTGTTGGTTGTTTTGCTTAGTAGACACCCTTAAAAGACCTGTCCGTTACCTTCACACGATCAAGGCAATAAAGGAAGCTTGACATTCCTAAATATTCTGACAGTGATGAAGGTGGCAGAGCAAGCCGGGTGATTCATTACATAAATTGACAGCCGGACTAGGCCGCTTTCATTAACGctatcccccctccttctttctctcaatTTACCGCATAAATGCTTTTGATTAGCTCCCATTTCTGGACCTCAATGCTAGCGAGGTTaaagaagaagcttcttGTATCCGTTAGCAGCTCGGCAAGTGTACTATTAATGTGCGATGTTCGAAGATGAAGCAACAAAACAAGTAAACAATCAGTCAAATATAGAGCACAAGTTGTTGGCCTAATAATAGAATACACGGTATGAGCACCTAACGACACATATACAAACAGCTTGGGAGCGGAATAGAATCTATTAAGAGGGAGATCCGGTCAGTAAAACCACAGAGAGATTATCTACTATTTGTACCAGAAACATAGGAAATTACTACAAAGAATGTTCACACCCAGCCACACTATTCTCCGACCGCTCTGTTACATCCTCAACAGACTCATTTCTCGGATCAACGTACTCGCACCTTACACTCCACTGGTCTGTTCTCTGAATGACCAAAGTAGAGTCCCTCCTACCCAATGGCTGACCCGGAGATGTGACAGCAAACGCTGCAGCAGAAGTGCCCAATCCCTCGATCTCATCCTCCATGTACCGTGACCTAGTGGCTGATTCTCTAACGCCTTTGCTCATACTCGTCATCGCGTACGCATTGCCATAAgagttgctgttgctgcctcCACCAATGCGCTTATGTAAGGATACATTGAGCATGCCGCTGTCAAAGGCGTCGAGGAACGGTTTCAGGCACGGAATGCAGGCTGTCATGATGCTGACGCAGAGGACGCATTCTGTTGTGATGGTTGTTGCAAACGCGGCGTCGTTCATGTCcgtggaggggaaagactgGGAGTGGCgcatgaggatgaggcgaaTAACTGTGGTTATGATAACGCTGGCCAGCCTCTTGTTAGGTTTATATTTGCAGTAAGTTCTAGAATAGACCTACAAGATGCGGATGAAGAATGCAACCACAACTGTGACTTTCTTCCCGGAGGCGACCTGGACTGGTTTCACGATGTAGATGGGTAGGATGCAGATGACGAGTTCTGTTATTATGTCGATGGGGGAGATGCCTGTCCAGAAGGCGAACTGCGTTCGTATCTGTCAGTGTCGTTGCATGGATTGGATATATATGGACTTTCCGATAGCATGTAGGCGTGTGCGAATTTTGGGACGATaggcgaggaggatctgCCAACTCACACTATCTATGCAATGGCCTTCGCTAAAATACCAAGGTTCAGGCACTCCGCATTGTAGTGCCAGAGTGAAAAAGACGGGCACAGTCCAAATACCGACCAAAATTGACGTCCAGAATGAAATTCGCTTATGCCACTTGTTAACAGCCAACCTGTTCAAGAGCAGCAGTACCGAGGCCTTTGCTAAGCTAAGAGCAAGAATGTATAGAATGTCCGATGAATAGAGAACCTGACAGACATTGTCATATCAACAAACCTGCATTTTCAAAGACTGGCTAAAACTCACCTTCTCTAGTGTTTGGACTTCCGTGTCACTGAGGCTCAATTCTCGCTTGCCCAAGCCATTCCTCGTTCCAGCAAGAATGACAGCACATTGTGCAACAGCGAAGATCTACTATCGTGATAGAACCGCATTAATGAATCAATACACCCATTCTCTCGAAAGCCTGGAACGGTAAGCATACCAGTGCAAGCGATATAGTCCCATCGTCCCACTCCAGTGAACGAAGCATGTGAATCCGGAAGGCCAGTCGTATCAAAACAgccagtatcatcatcaccatcaagtAAATAGTGGCAATGGCTATTTCGTCGACATGATCGGGCGCATGTTTCGTCGCCGGGTAAATTGCGCGTATGCCAATATTAGGGATGCGAAGAGGATGGTAGACATGCGAGAGCTGTGAAAGCATCTTCGGGATTGACGTAGAAGCAGGAATGCAGACATGAAAGGAGAGGTACCAGCATAGACTGTGCGCTCATGAACACGGGGAGCACGAACGCCTGCAACAGTAAGTATGGAAAGCCATGTACACGCGCACCCCTCAGTCCACAGAAGCGCCAATTAGTAACACCTATTGCTTGAATCGAGCTGGGAAGTCTTATTATCCGCACATGCATTAGCTGAATGGCATAATATCGGACAAGCTCGGCCATCG of Aspergillus luchuensis IFO 4308 DNA, chromosome 7, nearly complete sequence contains these proteins:
- a CDS encoding uncharacterized protein (COG:S;~EggNog:ENOG410PMZJ;~InterPro:IPR038921) — protein: MTTTTTALAIGEPQPMHNANHIFNAIHSSMRQWGSSLHHNGMSFFLASVPKGVKLYHGETRSDPISRIGWMAFDPEHAMVFARTPSKQPSHSVDSESQQVINTPAQTGWLHTYATTEDLRLVYIDGTSAGKSQIGTLDLQDRVLFEDKLEHGGVSQESARARAICEIVQEEWNGRIDGVIRMAAGFEIILCNPEQKLDTVNIARVTLPSRDSAKKSGKPGDLLRTVTSRYHGIGGDRVIVNYDAFVTAYDYGLDLFHGGSKHPRLAHLPSSSLAPIRDDLTSLVMNHDPTTRVINWQGVVDMVVEKYGRILRGLVSGHHDDQAARLEFIIETAERILSPFIDRDNRDYYAEIDRCASQFIPTHAPKDSLGYRAVYTVGSRICSSLMAVTEAKEYGIVTTILQDLMHYLDWSVWKECYGCQDDEFCAVPIWPQGSQEDYDHPRCQKYDSAFQGDNDYWGPVWR
- a CDS encoding FTR1 family protein (COG:P;~EggNog:ENOG410PFYA;~InterPro:IPR004923;~PFAM:PF03239;~TransMembrane:7 (o6-32i52-76o88-109i147-168o180-199i211-231o296-315i);~go_component: GO:0016020 - membrane [Evidence IEA];~go_component: GO:0033573 - high-affinity iron permease complex [Evidence IEA];~go_function: GO:0005381 - iron ion transmembrane transporter activity [Evidence IEA];~go_process: GO:0034755 - iron ion transmembrane transport [Evidence IEA]) produces the protein MANSVFAVTVFFICFRECLESVIIVSVLLSFLKQTLGGEGDVQTLKRLNRHVWLGVALGLFICLCVGGGMIGAFYGLNKDVFTGSEDIWEGIFGFIASIIISIMGAGLLRVSKLQDKWRDKLAQALEEKEKTNIGVYQRFKDWSKKYVMFLLPFVTVLREGLEAVVYVGGVGLGLPATSFPLAVVCGLAAGIAVGYLLYRCGNTASLQYFLIISTCFLYLVSAGLFSRAIWYLQNNAWNNIIGGDASETGSGAGSYDIRQSVWHVNCCNPELGSGGGWGIFNALFGWTNSATYGSVLGYNLYWICIITAYVCMWYNERYGYIPFFSACMRRIRPKKAASRSSSEGVIEKSKEVDMMPSQIVTREINA